Proteins found in one Aethina tumida isolate Nest 87 chromosome 1, icAetTumi1.1, whole genome shotgun sequence genomic segment:
- the LOC109607475 gene encoding protein N-terminal glutamine amidohydrolase isoform X2 encodes MVNAMEKIAVFTVQREENVFKLAQQVASKYPDELDKCFVTFISNHSRTVPLWKQRAGKDEDRLVVWDYHVIFLYQPEPEKCLVYDLDSELPFPTYVHKYVTETFRTDHILKPDFFRYFRVVPANDFLLEFASDRRHMKRQDGSWIKTPPTYPAITTQKNPHNLDNYIQMDATKGPGQVYSLVEFVHRFFKQTPPT; translated from the exons atggttaatgCAATGGAAAAAATCGCCGTGTTTACAGTTCAAcg CGAAGAAAACGTCTTCAAATTGGCCCAGCAGGTCGCTTCCAAGTATCCTGATGAACTGGACAAGTGTTTTGTCACGTTCATTTCCAATCACAGCCGGACTGTGCCATTATGGAAACAAAGAGCTGGCAAAGATGAGGATCGATTAGTTGTTTGG GATTATCatgtgatatttttgtacCAACCGGAGCCGGAAAAGTGTCTAGTTTACGATTTAGATTCTGAACTTCCGTTTCCCACATACGTGCATAAATACGTCACCGAAACGTTCAGGACCGATCACATACTGAAGCCGGACTTTTTCAG GTACTTCCGGGTCGTGCCAGCCAATGACTTTCTTTTGGAATTCGCATCGGACAGACGACACATGAAACGCCAGGATGGATCTTGGATTAAGACACCACCAACTTATCCTGCCATAACTACGCAAA AAAATCCCCACAATTTGGACAACTACATACAAATGGACGCAACAAAGGGACCGGGCCAGGTCTACAGTTTGGTCGAGTTCGTGCATCGATTCTTCAAACAGACGCCACCGACGTAG
- the LOC109607475 gene encoding protein N-terminal glutamine amidohydrolase isoform X1 has product MVENCSNKEHMVIEEMAADTKGEIILRPKLENSKKTIALFQKQSDCSYVSCYCEENVFKLAQQVASKYPDELDKCFVTFISNHSRTVPLWKQRAGKDEDRLVVWDYHVIFLYQPEPEKCLVYDLDSELPFPTYVHKYVTETFRTDHILKPDFFRYFRVVPANDFLLEFASDRRHMKRQDGSWIKTPPTYPAITTQKNPHNLDNYIQMDATKGPGQVYSLVEFVHRFFKQTPPT; this is encoded by the exons ATGGTTGAGAATTGTTCAAATAAGGAACACATGGTTATTGAAGAAATGGCTGCGGACACGAAGGGGGAAATTATACTGCGACCCAAATtggaaaattctaaaaaaaccATCGCTCTCTTTCAAAAACAGTCCGATTGCTCTTATGTGTCCTGTTATTG CGAAGAAAACGTCTTCAAATTGGCCCAGCAGGTCGCTTCCAAGTATCCTGATGAACTGGACAAGTGTTTTGTCACGTTCATTTCCAATCACAGCCGGACTGTGCCATTATGGAAACAAAGAGCTGGCAAAGATGAGGATCGATTAGTTGTTTGG GATTATCatgtgatatttttgtacCAACCGGAGCCGGAAAAGTGTCTAGTTTACGATTTAGATTCTGAACTTCCGTTTCCCACATACGTGCATAAATACGTCACCGAAACGTTCAGGACCGATCACATACTGAAGCCGGACTTTTTCAG GTACTTCCGGGTCGTGCCAGCCAATGACTTTCTTTTGGAATTCGCATCGGACAGACGACACATGAAACGCCAGGATGGATCTTGGATTAAGACACCACCAACTTATCCTGCCATAACTACGCAAA AAAATCCCCACAATTTGGACAACTACATACAAATGGACGCAACAAAGGGACCGGGCCAGGTCTACAGTTTGGTCGAGTTCGTGCATCGATTCTTCAAACAGACGCCACCGACGTAG